One window from the genome of Maylandia zebra isolate NMK-2024a linkage group LG18, Mzebra_GT3a, whole genome shotgun sequence encodes:
- the LOC101473329 gene encoding uncharacterized protein LOC101473329 isoform X5, translating into MRPSSRQRVAAWLLALPLGSGGEECARRGRLEMISFWLLCWKLLRATTGLRRTTPELTDANHDNASSSSNNPVCPPSPPPLVSAVTMEMSSSAPLRDIERESLFSCHNQEEDQLCLPGVHRVEDEAVGGENRKGDECDYLIFEMGDEKGRDLSESEGGEDEGRGEIEGDDGNERETESDSWERRETEGDDESRENTEGGEVGGGEEGEDPGTKEEDSWIRGIEEEAKEDVLSDLLFPSDSLLCPSPSEPLGTTSHPLEAVSQEVWGPDFTIRDDLSDSHLSDCLQAERVIVYSDSDAGEDQWSAFAPSDITSQIEEERKKDARFEEEEKAKREEEDNEVKADAKNQAQKREVAVEEYRVGRKDDDEDQMRLRRDLFLRSPSVSSTASSTDPDKKVPVDFCVHEETQSENVSTEHVDFLLARQQWKKMEEEVKGQPIPKPGLRAQGSFQGTHSSLYPPTRSPRLKHREIQIPMPREPPLSSTLSPSSEDSGLDDSSYRSTLEEPETAVEREIRLTLEREERHRRERGMIAHGLPIPRPSSLQTGRSPPRPPACRTPTLSISPTPSCSSSLPRSVYHEMTANNVIILEPDSSSPASRNRLLSSAIGGLSDWPANSDAVPSANVIVVETSNLIIRSASEFCLSSTQLSVEPQESTFTSNPFFKLRSLSSQSLVEQEIRMVRQREEEWKRQREEMWRRKREEEWKRGRERYDTVLVSPGLSDNVTYNVSVVPDRSVSSPSSPSRTRKIERSSLSCDHKLD; encoded by the exons AGAGCTACGACTGGGCTAAGGAGGACAACACCTGAGCTAACAGACGCTAACCACGACAACGCTAGCTCCAGCAGCAATAACCCCGTCTGCCCTCCCTCTCCCCCACCGCTAGTCAGTGCAGTTACCATGGAGATGAGCTCATCAGCACCGCTAAGAGACATAGAAAGAGAGAGCCTTTTTAGCTGCCACAACCAGGAAGAGGACCAACTGTGTCTTCCTGGGGTCCATAGGGTGGAAGACGAGGCTGTAGGAGGAGAAAATAGGAAAGGAGATGAGTGTGACTATCTCATTTTTGAGATGGGAGATGAGAAAGGAAGAGACCTCAgtgaaagtgaaggaggagaggatGAAGGGAGAGGGGAAATAGAGGGAGACGATGGAAAcgaaagagaaacagagagtgaTAGCTGGGaaagaagagagacagagggagatgATGAAAGCAGAGAGAATACAGAGGGTGGGGAGGTGGGGGGTGGAGAAGAGGGAGAAGACCCAGGAACAAAAGAAGAGGATAGCTGGATCAGAGGAATAGAGGAAGAGGCAAAAGAAGATGTCCTTTCAGATCTCCTCTTCCCCTCAGACAGTCTGCTGTGTCCTTCACCATCTGAGCCACTAGGCACCACCTCACATCCTCTGGAGGCCGTGTCACAAGAAGTTTGGGGTCCCGACTTCACAATCAGGGATGACCTCAGTGACAGCCACCTCAGTGACTGCCTCCAAGCAGAGCGTGTCATCGTGTACTCAGACAGCGATGCAGGTGAGGACCAGTGGTCAGCTTTTGCCCCCTCTGACATCACCAGCCAGATcgaagaggagaggaagaaagatgCAAGAtttgaagaagaggagaaggccaaaagagaggaagaagacaATGAAGTCAAAGCAGATGCAAAAAATCAAGCGCAGAAGAGAGAGGTGGCGGTGGAGGAGTACAGGGTGGGAAGaaaggatgatgatgaagacCAGATGAGGTTGAGGAGAGATCTTTTCCTACGGTCTCCTTCAGTCAGCTCCACAGCGAGCTCCACAGACCCTGACAAGAAG GTCCCTGTAGATTTCTGCGTGCATGAAGAGACCCAAAGTGAAAATGTCTCTACTGAGCATGTGGACTTCCTTTTGGCCCGTCAgcagtggaagaagatggaagaagaggtcaaaggtcagcctATCCCAAAACCGGGACTGAGAGCTCAGGGGAGCTTCCAGGGCACCCACTCCTCACTGTATCCCCCCACTCGCAGTCCCCGGCTCAAACACAG GGAAATTCAAATCCCCATGCCCAGGGAACCTCCTCTGTCCTCCACCCTGTCCCCTAGCTCAGAGGACTCAGGTCTGGATGATTCGTCATACCGCAGCACCCTGGAGGAGCCTGAGACTGCAGTGGAGAGAGAGATCCGATTGACTCTAGAGAGAGAGGAACGACACCGCAGGGAGAGGGGGATGATTGCACATGGCCTCCCAATACCCAG GCCATCCAGCTTGCAGACAGGACGATCTCCACCCAGACCTCCAGCCTGCCGCACCCCGACACTCTCCATCTCCCCAACTCCTTCCTGTTCCTCGTCCCTTCCCCGATCTGTCTACCATGAAATGACAGCTAACAATGTCATCATCCTGGAGCCTGATTCCTCTAGCCCCGCCTCCAGGAATCGTCTGCTCTCTTCTGCAATCGGCGGCCTTTCCGATTGGCCAGCAAATTCAGATGCAGTGCCTTCCGCTAATGTCATTGTTGTAGAAACCTCCAATCTGATCATTCGCAGTGCGTCTGAGTTCTGCCTAAGCTCCACCCAACTGTCCGTGGAACCGCAGGAGAGCACCTTCACGTCAAATCCTTTTTTCAAGCTgcgctcactcagcagccagtcACTGGTGGAGCAAGAGATCAGGATGGTgaggcagagggaggaggagtggaaaaggcagagggaggagatgtggaggaggaaaagagaggaggagtggaagagagggagagagcggtACGATACTGTTTTGGTGTCTCCGGGTCTGAGTGATAATGTTACGTACAACG TGTCAGTGGTTCCAGACAGAAGCGTCTCCTCCCCGTCATCCCCCTCCAGGACCCGCAAAATAGAGCGATCCAGTTTGTCTTGTGACCACAAG TTGGATTGA
- the LOC101473329 gene encoding uncharacterized protein LOC101473329 isoform X3 produces MRPSSRQRVAAWLLALPLGSGGEECARRGRLEMISFWLLCWKLLRATTGLRRTTPELTDANHDNASSSSNNPVCPPSPPPLVSAVTMEMSSSAPLRDIERESLFSCHNQEEDQLCLPGVHRVEDEAVGGENRKGDECDYLIFEMGDEKGRDLSESEGGEDEGRGEIEGDDGNERETESDSWERRETEGDDESRENTEGGEVGGGEEGEDPGTKEEDSWIRGIEEEAKEDVLSDLLFPSDSLLCPSPSEPLGTTSHPLEAVSQEVWGPDFTIRDDLSDSHLSDCLQAERVIVYSDSDAGEDQWSAFAPSDITSQIEEERKKDARFEEEEKAKREEEDNEVKADAKNQAQKREVAVEEYRVGRKDDDEDQMRLRRDLFLRSPSVSSTASSTDPDKKVPVDFCVHEETQSENVSTEHVDFLLARQQWKKMEEEVKGQPIPKPGLRAQGSFQGTHSSLYPPTRSPRLKHREIQIPMPREPPLSSTLSPSSEDSGLDDSSYRSTLEEPETAVEREIRLTLEREERHRRERGMIAHGLPIPRPSSLQTGRSPPRPPACRTPTLSISPTPSCSSSLPRSVYHEMTANNVIILEPDSSSPASRNRLLSSAIGGLSDWPANSDAVPSANVIVVETSNLIIRSASEFCLSSTQLSVEPQESTFTSNPFFKLRSLSSQSLVEQEIRMVRQREEEWKRQREEMWRRKREEEWKRGRERYDTVLVSPGLSDNVTYNVSVVPDRSVSSPSSPSRTRKIERSSLSCDHKISKKGSPV; encoded by the exons AGAGCTACGACTGGGCTAAGGAGGACAACACCTGAGCTAACAGACGCTAACCACGACAACGCTAGCTCCAGCAGCAATAACCCCGTCTGCCCTCCCTCTCCCCCACCGCTAGTCAGTGCAGTTACCATGGAGATGAGCTCATCAGCACCGCTAAGAGACATAGAAAGAGAGAGCCTTTTTAGCTGCCACAACCAGGAAGAGGACCAACTGTGTCTTCCTGGGGTCCATAGGGTGGAAGACGAGGCTGTAGGAGGAGAAAATAGGAAAGGAGATGAGTGTGACTATCTCATTTTTGAGATGGGAGATGAGAAAGGAAGAGACCTCAgtgaaagtgaaggaggagaggatGAAGGGAGAGGGGAAATAGAGGGAGACGATGGAAAcgaaagagaaacagagagtgaTAGCTGGGaaagaagagagacagagggagatgATGAAAGCAGAGAGAATACAGAGGGTGGGGAGGTGGGGGGTGGAGAAGAGGGAGAAGACCCAGGAACAAAAGAAGAGGATAGCTGGATCAGAGGAATAGAGGAAGAGGCAAAAGAAGATGTCCTTTCAGATCTCCTCTTCCCCTCAGACAGTCTGCTGTGTCCTTCACCATCTGAGCCACTAGGCACCACCTCACATCCTCTGGAGGCCGTGTCACAAGAAGTTTGGGGTCCCGACTTCACAATCAGGGATGACCTCAGTGACAGCCACCTCAGTGACTGCCTCCAAGCAGAGCGTGTCATCGTGTACTCAGACAGCGATGCAGGTGAGGACCAGTGGTCAGCTTTTGCCCCCTCTGACATCACCAGCCAGATcgaagaggagaggaagaaagatgCAAGAtttgaagaagaggagaaggccaaaagagaggaagaagacaATGAAGTCAAAGCAGATGCAAAAAATCAAGCGCAGAAGAGAGAGGTGGCGGTGGAGGAGTACAGGGTGGGAAGaaaggatgatgatgaagacCAGATGAGGTTGAGGAGAGATCTTTTCCTACGGTCTCCTTCAGTCAGCTCCACAGCGAGCTCCACAGACCCTGACAAGAAG GTCCCTGTAGATTTCTGCGTGCATGAAGAGACCCAAAGTGAAAATGTCTCTACTGAGCATGTGGACTTCCTTTTGGCCCGTCAgcagtggaagaagatggaagaagaggtcaaaggtcagcctATCCCAAAACCGGGACTGAGAGCTCAGGGGAGCTTCCAGGGCACCCACTCCTCACTGTATCCCCCCACTCGCAGTCCCCGGCTCAAACACAG GGAAATTCAAATCCCCATGCCCAGGGAACCTCCTCTGTCCTCCACCCTGTCCCCTAGCTCAGAGGACTCAGGTCTGGATGATTCGTCATACCGCAGCACCCTGGAGGAGCCTGAGACTGCAGTGGAGAGAGAGATCCGATTGACTCTAGAGAGAGAGGAACGACACCGCAGGGAGAGGGGGATGATTGCACATGGCCTCCCAATACCCAG GCCATCCAGCTTGCAGACAGGACGATCTCCACCCAGACCTCCAGCCTGCCGCACCCCGACACTCTCCATCTCCCCAACTCCTTCCTGTTCCTCGTCCCTTCCCCGATCTGTCTACCATGAAATGACAGCTAACAATGTCATCATCCTGGAGCCTGATTCCTCTAGCCCCGCCTCCAGGAATCGTCTGCTCTCTTCTGCAATCGGCGGCCTTTCCGATTGGCCAGCAAATTCAGATGCAGTGCCTTCCGCTAATGTCATTGTTGTAGAAACCTCCAATCTGATCATTCGCAGTGCGTCTGAGTTCTGCCTAAGCTCCACCCAACTGTCCGTGGAACCGCAGGAGAGCACCTTCACGTCAAATCCTTTTTTCAAGCTgcgctcactcagcagccagtcACTGGTGGAGCAAGAGATCAGGATGGTgaggcagagggaggaggagtggaaaaggcagagggaggagatgtggaggaggaaaagagaggaggagtggaagagagggagagagcggtACGATACTGTTTTGGTGTCTCCGGGTCTGAGTGATAATGTTACGTACAACG TGTCAGTGGTTCCAGACAGAAGCGTCTCCTCCCCGTCATCCCCCTCCAGGACCCGCAAAATAGAGCGATCCAGTTTGTCTTGTGACCACAAG